tttattttatatataaatatttgtttatttatatttatatattttactcaTTATCGTATTATTTCCAACAAGTTGAAACacgaatataaaataaatttttatgcaACTGAGACTTAAACCCAAATTATTTTTAGGGAAGGTGATGGTATTAGTAGTCACAacttaagttaataaaataacttttttgtaAGAAGAATATAAAATAGATATACATGACACGTTGGGAATATGGATGCACGAATTATCAAGGAAAACATTTGGTCCGTGTACGAAgataatgtgaaataaaataataaaaacaactgGAACATGCTTTGCTAGCAAACAAGGGCAAATGGAAGATAGGCAGCAACACCAGCTGCAGTTTTCTCAGCTGGACCCACACGCAAATAACAGCGAAATTTAGCATTACAAATTAGTACTGCACAAGCAAAACATGCACCTTCCCCATCATTTCTCATGTAATTTTTGCCTAACTAACGCGTTCCTTTtggccttttttatttttatttgctagTATTTAGCCTTCTATAATTGACTATTACATTCTTCATATAAATAACTTAGGATCCCCTCTCAATCTCTTTAACCAACTACACAACTGTTTTCCTTTCAAAACACACGCACCTCTTCTCTTAATTTCCAATAACGCTATCATCTTTTGTTCTTTGCAAATCACCATGGGAAATTACGTGTCCTGCACTTTGGCCACCCCTTTAATCAAAAGCGGTAAAGCTGCAAGGGTGATCCTTCCCGGCGGCGAAATCCGGCAATTCCGGGAATCCGTAAAGGCTGCCGAGCTTATGTTGGAGTGTCCCAATTTTTTCCTCACTAATTCCCAGTCTCTTCACATAGGCAAGAGATTTTCAGCTCTGACCGCCGATGAAGAATTGGAGCTGGGCAACGTTTTCCTCATGTTCCCGATGAAGAGACTCAATTCCGTGATCACCGCAGCCGATATGGCTATACTTTTCATGGCGGCGAACTCTTCAGCCAAGAGAATATCAAGTGGAAAAGTGAGGGTTTTACCGGAGACCGGAAACgttgaagaagagaaagaaaagtcGATGGGAGGATCAAGGTTGAGCTTAGAAGGGGTTGAAGAATTCAAGCATAGGTTATCTGTTTGTAGGTCAAGAAAACCTTCATTGGAAACAATTAAAGAAGAACCTGTTTGCTCAAGGTGAATATTAGACCATGTTTTGGGTCAGTTAATACAAAGAtaactctttcttttcttgtttcgTTCTATTTGCTAATATATTTTCAGCAAatagaattctttttcttttcatttttgatttGAGAGCATCTGTAATATGACTAACATATAATGTGAAAATTTATCCATGAAAAAGTAAGATTTTCAGTgaatgaagttgagtttggttcATATGGATGAATTTTGTTCTTTAAGATTACATTAAAGTTGTTTATAATTATGGGTTACAGGTGAGATAGTTAACATTCTGATTTCTCAATGCCCAATCTACTACTTTGCTTAGTGTTTAAACCTtctttcatattaatttttatttcaaactttatttaattaaaaataaataaatttgagtaaagttatattttttaaaagaagaatGACCCTTTAAAAACCCGAATCAAATACATAAgctaaataaagtaaaaatatcacaaaattcTCTCCGATTGTACCATAGACGTATGAGCAgtaaaaattttattacaataataaatttagcctttaatttttatacatttatttaACTTGATTCATACTCTTTTATCAAAAGTAaactaatttcttttttaaaaactaataaaattaaaggtTCAAAAAgccttaataaaaaaatttaaaaaaaattaattaagcctttttaaaattaaaaaaatatttaaaaaatcacaaaatttattataaaatttaaattaaaaataataatattgaccCTTATAAGGTTTTAAAAAAAGTGACTCCTGGGTTgatattgtttaaaaattttcataacttttttttttaaaattttgtttataaattttatgatttttaataatttttaaaattt
The sequence above is drawn from the Gossypium hirsutum isolate 1008001.06 chromosome A05, Gossypium_hirsutum_v2.1, whole genome shotgun sequence genome and encodes:
- the LOC107959994 gene encoding uncharacterized protein; the encoded protein is MGNYVSCTLATPLIKSGKAARVILPGGEIRQFRESVKAAELMLECPNFFLTNSQSLHIGKRFSALTADEELELGNVFLMFPMKRLNSVITAADMAILFMAANSSAKRISSGKVRVLPETGNVEEEKEKSMGGSRLSLEGVEEFKHRLSVCRSRKPSLETIKEEPVCSR